From Ipomoea triloba cultivar NCNSP0323 chromosome 5, ASM357664v1, the proteins below share one genomic window:
- the LOC116020517 gene encoding protein PELPK1-like encodes MATTVKNCFLFSMMITLCLANINSSSAARRLLQIPGAPPLPTIPSLPQMPSIPNMPTTTLPPLPAFNLPNMPLPTLPSAPKLTLPPLPANIPLPTSFPNFPAAFPTLSPPPSN; translated from the coding sequence ATGGCCACTACTGTCAAGAACTGCTTCCTCTTCTCCATGATGATAACATTGTGTTTAGCAAACATTAACAGCAGCTCCGCCGCTCGCCGCCTCCTGCAAATTCCCGGCGCGCCACCGCTGCCGACAATTCCCTCTCTACCACAAATGCCGTCCATTCCTAACATGCCAACCACCACACTTCCCCCTTTGCCAGCCTTCAACTTGCCTAATATGCCTCTCCCAACCTTGCCTTCTGCCCCAAAGCTCACTCTTCCTCCGCTGCCGGCTAACATCCCTCTGCCGACCTCATTTCCCAACTTTCCGGCGGCTTTTCCCACTCTTTCTCCACCTCCATcaaattga
- the LOC116021222 gene encoding protein PELPK1-like: MAALNNTFLLSLMITLCLASINTSSATRRLLQIPGAPPLPAMPTIPSLPQPQMPSIPNMPTTTLPPLPAFNLPNMPLPTLPSAPKLTLPPLPANIPLPTSFPNMPAIPTLSPPPSN, translated from the coding sequence ATGGCTGCGCTCAACAACACCTTCCTCCTCTCTCTGATGATAACATTGTGTTTAGCAAGCATCAACACCAGCTCCGCCACTCGCCGCCTCCTGCAAATTCCTGGTGCCCCACCGTTGCCGGCGATGCCGACAATTCCCTCTCTGCCTCAACCACAAATGCCATCCATTCCTAACATGCCAACCACCACACTTCCACCTTTGCCCGCCTTCAACTTGCCTAACATGCCTCTCCCTACCTTGCCTTCCGCCCCAAAGCTCACTCTTCCTCCCCTGCCGGCTAACATCCCTCTCCCAACTTCATTTCCCAACATGCCAGCTATTCCAACTCTTTCTCCACCTCCATCAAACTGA
- the LOC116020518 gene encoding protein PELPK1-like gives MATAKNSSLLSMMITLLCLAICINTTSATRRLLQIPGAPPLPTMPSLPQPSLPQMPSIPNIPTTTLPPLPAFNLPNMPLPTLPSAPKLTLPPMPANIPLPTSIPNFPAIPTLSPPPSN, from the coding sequence ATGGCAACTGCCAAGAACAGCTCCCTCCTCTCCATGATGATAACATTATTGTGTCTAGCAATTTGCATCAACACCACCTCCGCCACGCGCCGCCTCTTGCAAATCCCCGGCGCCCCGCCGTTGCCGACGATGCCCTCTCTGCCTCAACCAAGCTTACCACAAATGCCATCCATTCCTAACATCCCAACCACCACACTTCCCCCTTTGCCAGCCTTCAACTTGCCTAATATGCCTCTCCCAACCTTGCCTTCTGCCCCAAAGCTCACTCTTCCTCCCATGCCGGCTAACATCCCTCTCCCAACCTCTATTCCCAACTTTCCGGCTATCCCCACTCTTTCTCCACCTCCATCAAACTGA